The following coding sequences lie in one Streptomyces xiamenensis genomic window:
- a CDS encoding NAD(P)H-dependent flavin oxidoreductase has protein sequence MFSVLRLPVPIVQAPMAGGPGTPELVAAVVRAGGLGFLAAGYLSPGALGERIARTRELVGPGPFGVNVFVPRPLPGDLAPVYRYRAELAVEAERYGVALPEPDVQDTDHWERKLELLLADPVPVVSFTFGPPPAATVEALHAAGTAVVATVTSPREAAEAAGLGVDALCVQGPEAGGHRGCFDPEADPDDTPLPLLLARVRERTGLPLIAAGGLATGADIAAVLRGDTTAAAQLGTAYLRTPEAGTGAAYRAALADPGAFGRTTVTRAFSGRPARGLRNRFIEDHSATAPAGYPLLHQLTKPLRAAAAAAGDPHGLSLWAGTGHRHTTREGAEELTRRLWREAEGVRGTTPS, from the coding sequence ATGTTCTCCGTACTCCGGTTGCCCGTCCCGATCGTCCAGGCCCCGATGGCGGGAGGGCCGGGCACCCCGGAGCTGGTGGCGGCGGTGGTCCGGGCGGGCGGGCTCGGTTTTCTCGCGGCCGGCTATCTGAGCCCCGGGGCGCTGGGGGAACGGATCGCGCGGACCCGGGAGCTGGTGGGCCCGGGGCCGTTCGGCGTCAACGTGTTCGTGCCCCGCCCGCTGCCGGGCGATCTCGCCCCGGTGTACCGCTACCGCGCCGAACTGGCGGTGGAGGCCGAGCGGTACGGGGTGGCGCTGCCCGAACCCGATGTCCAGGACACCGATCACTGGGAGCGCAAGCTGGAGCTGCTGCTCGCCGACCCGGTGCCGGTGGTGTCCTTCACCTTCGGCCCGCCGCCGGCCGCGACGGTGGAGGCGCTGCACGCCGCCGGGACGGCCGTGGTCGCCACCGTCACCTCACCGCGGGAGGCGGCGGAGGCGGCCGGGCTGGGGGTGGACGCGCTGTGTGTGCAGGGCCCGGAGGCCGGGGGTCACCGGGGCTGCTTCGATCCGGAGGCCGACCCGGACGACACCCCGTTGCCGCTGCTGCTGGCACGGGTGCGGGAGCGGACCGGCCTGCCGCTGATCGCCGCCGGTGGCCTGGCCACGGGCGCGGACATCGCGGCTGTGCTGCGCGGCGACACCACGGCGGCGGCTCAGCTGGGCACGGCGTATCTGCGGACCCCGGAGGCGGGTACGGGCGCGGCGTACCGGGCGGCGCTCGCCGATCCCGGCGCGTTCGGGCGGACCACGGTCACCCGGGCCTTCTCGGGCCGCCCGGCGCGGGGCCTGCGCAACCGTTTCATCGAGGACCACAGCGCCACCGCCCCGGCCGGCTACCCGCTGCTGCACCAGCTGACGAAGCCGCTGCGCGCCGCTGCGGCCGCCGCGGGTGACCCGCACGGGCTGAGTCTGTGGGCGGGCACCGGGCACCGGCACACCACGCGGGAGGGCGCGGAGGAGCTGACGCGCCGGCTGTGGCGGGAGGCGGAGGGTGTACGTGGCACCACCCCCTCCTGA
- a CDS encoding ABC transporter ATP-binding protein → MREDDRTVSAAPGEPALRLDRVSRTYPGGRAPALNGIDLEVPRARFLAVLGRSGSGKSTLLRCAAGLERPTGGAVHLGGVPLAGLRATALTRLRRDRIGFVFQELNLVDSLTVLQNTALPLLLAGAGEGEATRARALRVLEEVGLADRAAEPPGRLSGGQRQRVAIARALITEPDIIFADEPTGALDPVTAEGVLALLRRAVDAHGHTVVMVTHDPVAAGHADEAIVLDGGRIVRRLERPSAGQVLGALRTVAA, encoded by the coding sequence ATGCGAGAGGACGACAGAACGGTGAGCGCGGCGCCCGGGGAACCGGCGCTGCGGCTCGACCGGGTGAGCCGGACGTACCCGGGCGGGCGGGCCCCCGCGCTGAACGGGATCGACCTGGAGGTGCCGCGCGCCCGGTTCCTCGCCGTGCTGGGCCGCTCGGGCTCGGGCAAGTCCACGCTGCTGCGGTGCGCGGCCGGTCTGGAACGCCCCACCGGCGGCGCGGTCCACCTGGGCGGGGTGCCGCTGGCCGGGCTCCGCGCGACAGCGCTGACCCGGCTGCGCCGCGACCGGATCGGCTTCGTCTTCCAGGAACTCAACCTGGTGGACTCGCTGACGGTCCTCCAGAACACCGCGCTGCCCCTGCTGCTGGCCGGGGCGGGCGAGGGGGAGGCCACGCGGGCGCGGGCGCTGCGGGTGCTGGAGGAGGTTGGGCTGGCGGACCGCGCCGCCGAACCACCGGGCCGGCTCTCGGGCGGACAGCGGCAGCGGGTCGCCATCGCCCGCGCCCTGATCACCGAGCCGGACATCATCTTCGCGGACGAACCCACCGGCGCGCTGGACCCGGTGACGGCCGAGGGAGTCCTCGCGCTGCTGCGCCGGGCGGTGGACGCGCACGGGCACACCGTGGTGATGGTGACGCACGACCCGGTCGCCGCCGGGCACGCGGACGAGGCGATCGTCCTGGACGGGGGCCGGATCGTACGGCGGCTGGAACGGCCGTCCGCCGGCCAGGTGCTGGGCGCGCTGCGGACGGTGGCCGCGTGA